The sequence below is a genomic window from Bacteroidales bacterium.
GTCGAAACAACCGGTACTCCGCATGAAAATGCTTCAACAATAACACATGGAAAATTTTCGTAATTGCTGAATAAGAGCAGAAAGTCAGACTGCTCAAGCATTTCAGCAACTTGACCGGTACTTTTAGTTCCGTGAAAAAATACATATTTGTCAAGCAAAGAATTGTTTTTTGCATAATCAATAAATGGCTGTGCATCGCCATCGGTAATGAAATGCATGGCAAAATCGTTTCTTTTTTCTGATAATTTTTTTATTGCTCTCAGTATACCTGAAATGTTTTTCTGTTCATCAACAAACGATGAAATATGTAAAATATTTTTTATGCTTTTCTTGTTTTGGTCAGTAATGACAAATAACGAAGTATCAACAACATTTGGAACAACCTTGTAATCCCCTTTGAAACCAAGATTAAGCATGGCATTTTTTAAATTTTCAGTAACTAGCAAAACCTTTTTTGATTTCCTGGTAATTCTTTTAATTAAATATTTTTTAATGAAACTTATTTTCTCAGGGTCGTCGGGTAAGAAGCCTGTCCAGTGCTCGGTTACAACAAACGGAAATTTTTTAAATGCTTTGTTGAATAAGAAAACCAATCCAACCGGAAATATAATATTTGCATGGATAATATCAGGCTTCCCATATTTTTCTGAAATCAATTTCAACCCATTGCGATAAGCTTTCAGGTAATTAATGAATTGACGAATAGGGGAGTTGATTTTTTTTAAATAAATAAAAATGGAGTTGATATTTTTTTCGGAAGAATAAACTATTTCTTGTTTTCCTTTCAGCGTTTCATCAAAGCAAACGTGCAAAACACTTACATCGGCATATTGTGAAACTGCTTCGGCATGTTTATGGACAAAGTTGCCTAAAGTAGGTTTTACGCGGTTTGGGAACCAACTTGAGATGAATAAAACTTTTATTTTTGAATTTATTTCGGGCAAATTTCTAAGCTTTAATATCACAAATTTAATTTATTTATACTTCAGTTTGTTTTTAAAAAGGAATTTTTTATAAATTTGCACTCTCAAAACGGTGGATGTAGCTCAGCTGGTTAGAGTAGCGGATTGTGGTTCCGTTGGTCGTGGGTTCGAATCCCATCTTCCACCCAAAAGCGAATGAAAGCGTCCCGAAAATTTGGGACGCTTTTTTTTATTTCCCGGCGAAGCTGTTCAAACTTGTTTGATAAAGCGAAGTTATGCTGGTTTCGGCTACGCTCAACCAGCTATTTCAACTACGCTTATGTTGTGCATAAAGGTTTACGGCTTGGCGTAGTGGTGGATTTTAGCACAAAAGTACAATCGAAGAACTGAACTTGAACCTACCACAAAACTGTCATATGAAGCACTGTTCCTGTTCTACATCTTTGGCAAACTCGGTAATGCCGATACCTGCAGGCATAGTCTGCGGGTTGGCACTGCAGTATATTTTTTTATAATAAAATTCACACAGCCTGTTGTATACAAAGTTTGTTTTGATCCCGATAAAAATATTTTTTAATAAATAGTTGCATATATCAACTATATATTTTTATCTTTGTACCGTTTTTAAATTATTAAAATGGAAAAGAAGAACATACCCTTAGGAATGATAATATGCAGGATGATGCATGAAATGTTCAGGGTACTTAAAAAACAAGCATTCGAGCAAACAGAGATTAAACTTTCGCTTGAGCAGTTCGGGTTGCTTCATACAATTAATATGAAAAGTGAAGATGTTATCCAAAATGACATGGCTAAAATGATGGGAAGGGATAAGTCTTCAATATTAAGACTTATCGACTCATTGGAAGAGAAAGAATTGGTAAGGAGAGTGGTCGATAAAAACGACAGAAGAAAGAATTATCTTATGGTTACCAAAAAAGGAGAAAAAATCATTGAGCAGTACCTGGAAATAGAGTTTAAACTGGTTAAAGAACTCCAGGATGGTCTTTCCAAGTCGGATATTGAAACATTTTATAAAGTAATAAATCATATTAAAAGCAATGCGGAAAAATTATAATTTCATAAAGTTGATACCGGCAACAATTGGTGCATCAACCTTTTTTTTATTAATATATTTTAAACAAAAATCAGCATAAAGAATAACAAAAATATGACAGGATTATCATTAAAAATTAAACGAATGAAAACAATTTTTAAAATCATTTTTAGCAGTATTTTTTGCTTAAATGTTTTATTGCTGCAGGCACAGCAACCCCTTACCTTGTCGCTCGACAGCGCTGTGAAATTTGCCATCGATCATAACAAAACACTGGTCGGTTCAAAATACAGTGTTGATAAATCTACGCAAAAGATAAAAGAAGCCATTGCTGTTGGCCTGCCCCAGATCAGTGCATCGGTAGATTATACAAATTACCTGGGAGCTGAAGCCTCGCTACAGTTAAATCCTCTGGCGCCACCTGTTACTATTGAGTTTAACCCTACCAGCAATTTTAAGGCAACAGCAAGCCAGCTTATTTTTAACGGCGCTTATTATGTTGGTGTGCAACTTTCAAAACTTGCCAAAACACTTTCAGAACAAAGTTACCAGAATGATGAGCAAAGTGTAAAAGAGTTGACCATGCAGGCATATTACACTATTTTGGTAAGCGAGCGATTATTAAATCTTGTAAAAGAAAATGTTGTCAATTCAAAATTAATTTATGAGAAAACTAACAATCTTGTCAAAGCAGGAACCGTAGAAGAAATTGAAGCTAAAAAGCTTTCCGTCATGGTAACTACTGCTGAAAATGCACTTAAATCAACCGAAAGACAGGTAGAGTTGGGTTATAACCTGTTGCGACTACAATTAGGCATTGAATCAGATACGGTAATTAAGCTGACTTCAAATCTTGATGATATGATTCAGAAGAATATAGCATTAACAGCAGGTACAGAGAAATTCAATGTTGAAAATAACCTGAGCTATAAATTACTCGATATGCAAAGTAAAATTGCAGAAAAAAATATTGACCTGAAGAAAGCAAATTATTTACCAACCCTTTCAGCTTATTATTCCTATACTGAGAAAATAAAACAATCTCATTTTGATATGACACCTAATAATGTTCTGGGGCTTACACTATCTGTTCCAATATTTTCAAGCGGTCAGAAATGCTCACAGCTTAGCCAGGCAAAAATTGATTATAGAATATCGGCTAATACCAAAGACCTTTTAAAACAGCAGCTGACCCTGCAGGAAAAACAACTCAATTATAATTATTCCAATCTTTTGGAACAATACCTGAATCAGAAAAGCAGTGTGGATGTTGCAAAAGAAGTGCTTGAAAAAATGAACCTGAAATATGACCAGGGACTGGTTTCCAGCCTTGAACTGACAAGCGCCAATAGCAGTTATCTTACATCAGAAACAAGTTATACCAGTATCCTGCTTCAGTTATTGAACGCTGACCTGGCATTAAAGAAAATAAACAATAAACTATAAAAAAATACAAATATGAACACAGTAAAAATTTTAATGATTTCACTTTTGTCGGGAATATTCATCATGGGAACATCCTGTACATCCAAGAAGGGGAATGAGAAAGATACAACAACAAAAAATACAGATACCGTGTTGGTAAAAACTATGATTGCGGAGAAAGAAGAAATATCACGCACAATAGATTATACTGCCACTTTAGTTGCTTATGAAGAAATACACTTAGCGCCGGCAATGGCAGGTAGGATAAAAAAATTCAATGTGGAGATTGGAAGTAATGTTGTGAAAGGGCAGGTTATTGCAGTGATGGATTCAACAACTTTAGAGCAGTCAAGGATTTCATTAATGACAGCAGCAACAAATTTCAGCCGCATGGATACGCTGAAAAAAACGAACAGCGTTTCTGCTCAGCAGTACGACTTGACCAAGTCAACATATGAAATTGCAAAATCCAGCTATCAGAATCTTTTAAACAATACACAGCTTAGAGCTCCGTTCAGCGGAGTTATATCAGGAAAATATTTTGAAGATGGCGAAATCTATTCCGGTACTCCTGTTGCTTCAATAGGCAAACCTGCCATAGTTTCAATTGTCCAGATAAACCAACTGAAAGCATTAATAGGAGTAACCGCATCGTACTTTCCTTTAATAACAACAGGAATGAAGGCTACAGTTAAATCAGATATTTATCCTGATATGAATTTGAGCGGAAGTGTTTCTAAGATTTACCCTACTATAGATAATTCAACGAAAACATTTACAGTTGAAGTTACCATTGAGAATGAAAATTTAAAATTGCGCCCGGGAATGTTTACTAAAATAAAACTCAATCTTGGCAAAGGTAATGCTATCATGGTTCCAACAATAGCATTGGTAAAACAAACAGGAACCAACGACATGTATGTTTTTGTAAATAATAATGGTATTGCGAAAAAAATTAAAGTTGTTACAGGAAGCCTTATTGATGATAAAACAGAAATTACAGAAGGGTTGAAAGAAGGTGATGAAGTAATAATTGTAGGTCAAAATAAACTTATGGATCAATCACATATTATCATAGAAAAATAATTCCATAGTTGCACTTGAAGATGATTAAACAATTTTAAAAATTAATTTATGAGTTTATATAGCACAGCTGTTAAAAAACCAGTCAGCACCATCATGATCACCATAGGTGTGCTGATATTCGGGATCTATTCATATATGCAGTTACCGGTGGATTATTTTCCCAAAATTGATCCTCCTTATATTTCTGTATTTACATATTATTCAGGGGCAAGCGCTGCCGATGTGGAACAAAATATTACCCGAAAACTGGAAGACGGATTTGGTTCTCTTTCCAACCTGAAGAAAATTACATCTACTTCAAAAGATAATATATCGGTTGTTATGCTGGAGTTTGAATGGGGCGCCAACCTTGATGAAGCTACTAACGAAGTGCGTAATGCCGTAGGATCGGCTGAACGAAATCTCCCTGATGATGTGGAAAGTCCTACTATTCTAAAATTAAGCACCAGCATGATGCCAGTAATTATGTTTTCTGTAACCTCTAATGAAAGTTATGAAGGAATAAAAGACATACTGGATAAAAAATTCATTCAGCCTCTTAACCGCATTGATGGTGTGGGAAACATAATGCAAATGGGAGCGCCTGAAAGAGCCATAATGGTGAATGTTGATCCGCGTAAACTGGATGCTTATGATTTAACTATTGAAAGAGTTGGCGGTATATTGACTGCAAATAATTTAAACCTGCCTTCAGGAAGTCTTAAAGTTGGGAAATCAGATATACCGCTCAGGTTGCAGGGTGAATTTGAAAGCAGTGATATTATAAAAAACATTGTCATTAGCAATGTTAATGGGAAAACGGTTTACCTGAAAGATATAGCAACGGTTACGGATAGCCTAAAAGAGATTGATTCTTACGAACGTGCTAATGGCCAGAAAACAGTTCGTGTAATGGTGCAGAAGCAGTCGGATGCAAATACAGTTACAGTAGCAAATAAAATAAAAGCTAAAATTGCAGATATTGAAAAAACACTTCCTCCTGATGTGAAAGTAGATGTTCTGATGGATACATCTCTTAATACAACTGCATCTATCAATAACCTTTCGGAAACATTACTTTATGCTTTGATATTTGTTGTAGTAATTGTATTGATATTTTTAGGACGAGGAAGAGCAACATTTATTATTTCGTTATCTATTCCGATATCACTTATCACCGGTTTTATTTACATGTATTTATCCGATGGCACCATCAACATCATTACGCTGTCATCGCTATCAATTGCTATCGGGTTGGTTGTTGACGATTCCATTGTGGTACTCGAGAATATTACTAAAAAGCTTGAACGGGGAGGTTTCGCGCGTGAATCAGCAATATATGGTACAAGTGAAGTGAGCTTAGCTGTAATTGCATCCACGCTGACTATCATTGCGGTTTTCCTTCCATTGACCATGTTAGGTGGTATCACCGGAATACTTTTCAAACCTTTGGGTTGGGTGGTAACTATATCTGTGGCTGTATCTGTAATTGTTTCAATGACGCTAGTTCCTACGTTGTCGTCAAAAATGCTGAATGCAAAAGAACCCAGTAAAAAAGGTGTGCGTGGAAGAATATACTGGTTTTCACAAAGCGTGCTTGCAAAAATGGATAATGTATATTCCAAAATTCTTACATGGGCTATTAGCCATCGATGGACAGTAATTATTATTGCTATGGCAGTTTTTATTTCTTCCATGTTTCTTACAAAACTTATCGGCTCTGAATTTATGCCGGCTTCCGATAACGACAGGATTTCAGCACAGGTAAAACTGGCACAGGGAACCAATCTTGATGAAACAATTAAAATCACAAAGTATCTTGATTCTGTTTTTCAGAAAAAATATCCTGAAGTGGAAATTGTTTCTTCCAGTGCAGGGCAAGGTGATGCAAGCAGCCTGGTTGCTATTTTTTCGGAAACAGGTAACTATATCGTTAATTATACTTTTAAGATGAAACCCAGGGCTGAACGCGAAAAAGATATTTTTCAAATTTCCGATGAGATGAGGAAAGATATTGAAGTTTTGCCCGAAATTGAAAAATTTTATGTGGATGCAGGAAGTTCAAGGTCTTCAAGCTCAATGGGCATGGGCATGGGCGGAGGCAATAACCTTGAAGTGAAAATATTCGGAAATGA
It includes:
- a CDS encoding glycosyltransferase family 4 protein, with amino-acid sequence MPEINSKIKVLFISSWFPNRVKPTLGNFVHKHAEAVSQYADVSVLHVCFDETLKGKQEIVYSSEKNINSIFIYLKKINSPIRQFINYLKAYRNGLKLISEKYGKPDIIHANIIFPVGLVFLFNKAFKKFPFVVTEHWTGFLPDDPEKISFIKKYLIKRITRKSKKVLLVTENLKNAMLNLGFKGDYKVVPNVVDTSLFVITDQNKKSIKNILHISSFVDEQKNISGILRAIKKLSEKRNDFAMHFITDGDAQPFIDYAKNNSLLDKYVFFHGTKSTGQVAEMLEQSDFLLLFSNYENFPCVIVEAFSCGVPVVSTNVGGISEHVSDKHGILIKPKDENALLTAIGQMLDNTDKYDKQFLHDYAENNFSYKSVGKQINDIYSEILNKK
- a CDS encoding MarR family transcriptional regulator; its protein translation is MEKKNIPLGMIICRMMHEMFRVLKKQAFEQTEIKLSLEQFGLLHTINMKSEDVIQNDMAKMMGRDKSSILRLIDSLEEKELVRRVVDKNDRRKNYLMVTKKGEKIIEQYLEIEFKLVKELQDGLSKSDIETFYKVINHIKSNAEKL
- a CDS encoding TolC family protein translates to MKTIFKIIFSSIFCLNVLLLQAQQPLTLSLDSAVKFAIDHNKTLVGSKYSVDKSTQKIKEAIAVGLPQISASVDYTNYLGAEASLQLNPLAPPVTIEFNPTSNFKATASQLIFNGAYYVGVQLSKLAKTLSEQSYQNDEQSVKELTMQAYYTILVSERLLNLVKENVVNSKLIYEKTNNLVKAGTVEEIEAKKLSVMVTTAENALKSTERQVELGYNLLRLQLGIESDTVIKLTSNLDDMIQKNIALTAGTEKFNVENNLSYKLLDMQSKIAEKNIDLKKANYLPTLSAYYSYTEKIKQSHFDMTPNNVLGLTLSVPIFSSGQKCSQLSQAKIDYRISANTKDLLKQQLTLQEKQLNYNYSNLLEQYLNQKSSVDVAKEVLEKMNLKYDQGLVSSLELTSANSSYLTSETSYTSILLQLLNADLALKKINNKL
- a CDS encoding efflux RND transporter periplasmic adaptor subunit, with the protein product MNTVKILMISLLSGIFIMGTSCTSKKGNEKDTTTKNTDTVLVKTMIAEKEEISRTIDYTATLVAYEEIHLAPAMAGRIKKFNVEIGSNVVKGQVIAVMDSTTLEQSRISLMTAATNFSRMDTLKKTNSVSAQQYDLTKSTYEIAKSSYQNLLNNTQLRAPFSGVISGKYFEDGEIYSGTPVASIGKPAIVSIVQINQLKALIGVTASYFPLITTGMKATVKSDIYPDMNLSGSVSKIYPTIDNSTKTFTVEVTIENENLKLRPGMFTKIKLNLGKGNAIMVPTIALVKQTGTNDMYVFVNNNGIAKKIKVVTGSLIDDKTEITEGLKEGDEVIIVGQNKLMDQSHIIIEK
- a CDS encoding efflux RND transporter permease subunit, producing the protein MSLYSTAVKKPVSTIMITIGVLIFGIYSYMQLPVDYFPKIDPPYISVFTYYSGASAADVEQNITRKLEDGFGSLSNLKKITSTSKDNISVVMLEFEWGANLDEATNEVRNAVGSAERNLPDDVESPTILKLSTSMMPVIMFSVTSNESYEGIKDILDKKFIQPLNRIDGVGNIMQMGAPERAIMVNVDPRKLDAYDLTIERVGGILTANNLNLPSGSLKVGKSDIPLRLQGEFESSDIIKNIVISNVNGKTVYLKDIATVTDSLKEIDSYERANGQKTVRVMVQKQSDANTVTVANKIKAKIADIEKTLPPDVKVDVLMDTSLNTTASINNLSETLLYALIFVVVIVLIFLGRGRATFIISLSIPISLITGFIYMYLSDGTINIITLSSLSIAIGLVVDDSIVVLENITKKLERGGFARESAIYGTSEVSLAVIASTLTIIAVFLPLTMLGGITGILFKPLGWVVTISVAVSVIVSMTLVPTLSSKMLNAKEPSKKGVRGRIYWFSQSVLAKMDNVYSKILTWAISHRWTVIIIAMAVFISSMFLTKLIGSEFMPASDNDRISAQVKLAQGTNLDETIKITKYLDSVFQKKYPEVEIVSSSAGQGDASSLVAIFSETGNYIVNYTFKMKPRAEREKDIFQISDEMRKDIEVLPEIEKFYVDAGSSRSSSSMGMGMGGGNNLEVKIFGNDFDETNVVAEKMALALGKIKGAKDILISRDKEKTELQLILDNEKMTSFGLNAATVAKSIRYCITGLTATKYKEEGNEYDIIVRYDAQFRHTTEDIGNISISTPTGKVIKLSEIATLKTFYSPPIIQRENKVRVVKVTSALSGTDIGTVKSALEKDIAKMDIPSDVTIEFGGSAENMQDAFQSIILLLLLSIILVYIVMASQFESLTEPFIIMFSIPFAFTGVFLGLYIFGSTINVISLIGAVMLIGIVVKNGIILVDYTNLEVDRGYSLKQAVISAGRSRLRPVLMTSLTMILAMIPMIFSSGSGSETWKPMGIAIFCGLTFSTLITLVLIPTIYTIFGVGKIKRARKELEKNK